One genomic window of Leptospira paudalimensis includes the following:
- a CDS encoding multiheme c-type cytochrome, with translation MKFLSLQLTFLFCISLIFFSCKENSFLAEHWNHPLPLLNGSNQGKQSLLSPLESNLDPKQCATCHETQWKSWKDSFHAKSIGNGLIWQKQILESKEFKNCLNCHSPLQETKAEISETFRTDEIIHSQKVHFPEGISNPSIQCATCHIRNQIWYGPPRKTLNQNKTENDTFPHNGFQAKSEFESSLFCKSCHESPEYGVFLNGKQLMEVYKEWENSSFAKQGLQCQNCHMPDREHSWKGIHDPEFVRMSVQPSWKLEKISDGEIRIHAELKSIAVGHKFPTYLVPKILLRFYTIDTFGKKTLIEESIIGRLVNTKLSEEYYDTRIAPNDKHTVYFTYKLNGKKIVKVEWETIVEPDEHYVRSFEESLKEKGKLLSNETKKQLTLSLSEKRESEYKLFTLSLPMPVLLQK, from the coding sequence ATGAAGTTTCTTTCTTTACAACTGACGTTTTTGTTTTGTATTTCTCTCATTTTCTTCAGTTGTAAAGAGAATTCATTTCTTGCTGAACATTGGAATCATCCCTTACCTCTGTTAAATGGTTCGAACCAGGGAAAACAATCACTACTTTCCCCTTTAGAATCGAACTTGGATCCAAAACAATGTGCCACATGTCATGAAACCCAATGGAAATCTTGGAAGGATAGTTTCCATGCAAAATCCATTGGGAATGGACTGATCTGGCAAAAACAAATATTAGAATCAAAAGAATTTAAGAATTGTTTAAACTGCCATTCTCCCTTACAAGAAACCAAAGCAGAAATTTCCGAAACATTTCGAACAGATGAAATCATCCATTCTCAAAAAGTACATTTTCCGGAAGGAATTTCGAATCCATCGATTCAATGTGCTACTTGCCATATCCGAAATCAGATCTGGTATGGACCTCCAAGAAAAACGTTGAATCAAAATAAAACGGAAAATGATACCTTCCCACATAACGGATTTCAGGCGAAATCGGAATTTGAGTCTTCACTTTTCTGTAAATCCTGTCATGAAAGTCCGGAATATGGTGTGTTTTTGAATGGGAAACAACTGATGGAAGTGTACAAAGAATGGGAGAACTCTTCATTTGCCAAACAAGGTCTCCAATGCCAAAATTGTCATATGCCCGACCGGGAACATTCATGGAAAGGAATCCATGATCCAGAATTTGTGAGGATGTCAGTACAACCTTCCTGGAAACTGGAAAAGATATCCGATGGTGAAATTCGTATCCATGCAGAACTCAAATCAATCGCCGTTGGCCACAAATTCCCAACTTACTTGGTCCCAAAGATACTTTTGCGATTTTACACAATCGATACATTTGGAAAAAAAACGTTAATCGAAGAATCCATCATTGGAAGACTTGTTAACACAAAACTTTCAGAAGAATACTATGATACACGAATTGCACCAAACGATAAACATACGGTATATTTTACATACAAATTGAATGGTAAAAAAATTGTAAAAGTAGAATGGGAAACGATAGTAGAACCAGATGAACATTATGTTCGCAGTTTCGAAGAAAGTTTAAAAGAAAAAGGCAAATTACTATCAAATGAAACCAAAAAACAATTAACACTTTCTCTTTCCGAAAAAAGAGAAAGTGAATACAAATTATTTACTTTGAGTTTGCCAATGCCTGTTTTACTTCAGAAATGA
- a CDS encoding ABC transporter ATP-binding protein, producing the protein MSLGIEANQIYKSFGEPPQVVLQDVSLQIKEGDFVALTGKSGSGKSTLLYIVSGLDFPTSGDVKLGGTSLLQMDSKALHELRNLSIGFVFQFHYLLPELTGLENITMPARKTGKQKLVEEYALHLMESFSVSHCKDKFPSQMSGGEGQRVAIARALVQKPKFLFADEPTGNLDTANGDKVMEIFKRINKEDGTTILFVTHDPDYAAIARQRIHMVDGKIAEIS; encoded by the coding sequence ATGAGTTTGGGAATAGAAGCCAACCAAATTTATAAATCATTTGGAGAACCCCCTCAAGTTGTTTTACAAGATGTATCTTTACAGATCAAAGAAGGTGATTTTGTTGCTCTCACAGGAAAGTCTGGTTCTGGTAAGTCCACACTTTTGTACATCGTGAGTGGACTTGATTTTCCGACAAGTGGTGATGTGAAACTTGGCGGTACATCTTTATTACAGATGGATAGCAAAGCCCTTCATGAACTTAGAAATCTTTCTATTGGTTTTGTTTTTCAATTCCATTATCTATTACCAGAATTAACTGGATTGGAAAATATTACTATGCCCGCTCGTAAAACAGGGAAACAAAAACTAGTAGAAGAGTATGCCCTTCATTTGATGGAAAGTTTTTCTGTTTCGCATTGTAAGGATAAGTTCCCAAGTCAGATGTCAGGTGGTGAAGGGCAAAGGGTTGCAATTGCACGAGCTCTTGTGCAAAAACCGAAGTTTTTGTTTGCCGATGAACCGACTGGAAATTTAGATACAGCTAACGGAGACAAGGTGATGGAGATCTTCAAACGGATTAACAAAGAAGATGGAACCACGATTCTGTTTGTAACGCATGACCCTGATTATGCTGCAATCGCCAGGCAACGGATCCACATGGTGGATGGAAAAATTGCCGAAATTTCATAG
- a CDS encoding rhodanese — MRYPIYKLLILFLFSVLSCKGQPEYAFLPQSLKIDLTPFLFRNYTPLELATLSNSDYNLNQSGLITGTKLSRFLSNWQTNKPNYVIGNLIVFQIQSSGSSGRFVFFDGKQTYAYPVTNLNDLLTDTRDDGVLSVDGIVGKGKKVSDFFAIYGIDPAIDYVVFAQDTSNLSNLSSATFAYYSLLYWGFPKERLAVLNGSIADLTASNTLFTTPTYNYANSNRAGLTKTLLRDHTSIQLTIGDLIHSIKNGNSNLEEVDPVPVEGYYLIDGRSNAAFTGTTNSTAAGSKYTNCTTKTNASFVSNSCVTTYEGRVKSASNLVPTDLYDGTSFQFKSYSQLVTYLSNTGYIDQRQIYLYGEEGIRTSVVWFVLHQILGKPTRFYEAGWKQFGALGLRSPSSGSSPSAITQPASYWRTDISALADAITANADANVPNYQLDFTRQFTKSSNKIRSEDKLFLRGSSTSGGTSGGGGAPSGGGGNACGG, encoded by the coding sequence ATGCGATATCCAATTTATAAACTCCTTATTCTTTTTTTATTTTCTGTTCTAAGTTGCAAAGGTCAACCTGAGTATGCTTTTTTACCACAGAGCCTTAAAATTGACTTAACACCTTTTCTTTTTAGAAACTATACACCTTTGGAACTTGCAACTTTATCCAATTCGGATTACAACTTGAACCAAAGTGGGCTCATCACTGGAACAAAACTTTCAAGATTTTTGTCCAATTGGCAAACGAACAAACCCAATTATGTCATTGGTAATTTAATAGTGTTCCAAATCCAATCTTCAGGTTCGAGTGGAAGGTTTGTATTTTTTGATGGAAAACAAACATACGCATATCCTGTAACGAATCTAAATGATTTATTAACTGATACAAGAGATGATGGAGTTTTGTCTGTTGACGGAATTGTTGGCAAGGGTAAAAAAGTTTCTGATTTTTTTGCAATTTATGGAATTGATCCAGCGATTGATTACGTTGTTTTTGCACAAGACACTTCCAACCTTTCAAATTTATCTTCTGCTACCTTCGCCTATTATTCGTTACTGTATTGGGGTTTTCCAAAAGAAAGATTGGCTGTTCTCAATGGGTCAATTGCCGATTTAACAGCTTCCAATACTCTCTTTACGACACCTACTTACAATTATGCAAATAGTAATAGAGCTGGTCTTACTAAAACCTTGTTAAGAGATCATACATCGATACAACTTACGATTGGAGATCTAATTCACTCCATAAAAAATGGAAATTCCAACCTTGAAGAAGTTGATCCAGTTCCCGTTGAAGGTTATTACCTCATTGATGGCAGGTCAAATGCTGCATTCACTGGTACAACTAATTCAACAGCAGCAGGTTCAAAATACACAAATTGTACAACCAAAACAAATGCTAGTTTTGTTTCCAATTCCTGTGTAACAACGTATGAAGGGAGAGTTAAATCAGCATCAAATCTTGTTCCAACCGATTTGTATGACGGAACAAGTTTTCAATTCAAGTCCTATTCACAACTAGTGACTTATCTATCTAACACTGGTTACATAGACCAAAGGCAAATATATTTGTATGGTGAAGAAGGGATTCGAACTTCAGTTGTTTGGTTTGTCTTACACCAAATTCTAGGAAAACCAACACGATTTTATGAAGCAGGTTGGAAACAATTCGGTGCATTAGGTTTACGTTCGCCTAGTTCAGGTTCGAGTCCTAGTGCCATCACCCAACCGGCATCCTATTGGAGGACAGATATTTCTGCACTTGCAGACGCCATTACCGCAAATGCTGACGCCAATGTACCAAACTACCAGTTAGACTTTACCAGACAATTTACAAAATCTTCGAATAAAATCAGGTCAGAAGATAAATTATTTTTACGGGGAAGTAGTACAAGTGGTGGAACTAGTGGTGGAGGTGGTGCTCCCTCTGGTGGTGGAGGAAATGCTTGCGGTGGATAA
- a CDS encoding trans-sulfuration enzyme family protein gives MFEHFETEAIRIQTKRTGEKEHSTPLFLTSSFVFDDAEHARALFAEEVTGNQYTRFSNPNTTELIEKLCALEHTEDGIATASGMSAVFTSIFGLVKSGDHIVSARAIFGSTHQIFANILPRFGVTTTYVDMDKPKDWESAIKDNTKILYIETPSNPGLDIVDLEWVGALCKKKKVILIVDNCFCSPYVQRPADFGADIVIHSATKYLDGQGRVIAGVILGKKELIQPIRYMARNTGPSLSPMNAWIISKSLETLAVRMDRHAENAMKLATFLQESPDVELVRYPFLPNDPGYAVAKKQMRSGGGIVSFVIKGGVERAKKFLDALKWFSLTANLGDTRTTVTHPTTTTHSKLTEEERLAVGIKPGLIRVSVGLEHIDDIISEVKQALANSK, from the coding sequence ATGTTTGAACATTTTGAAACCGAAGCCATCCGCATCCAAACGAAACGTACTGGGGAAAAAGAACATTCAACTCCCTTATTTTTAACATCCAGCTTTGTGTTTGATGATGCCGAACATGCGAGGGCACTTTTTGCAGAAGAAGTAACAGGAAACCAATACACACGATTTTCCAATCCAAATACCACTGAGCTAATTGAAAAATTATGTGCATTAGAGCACACAGAAGATGGAATCGCCACAGCATCTGGAATGTCTGCGGTGTTTACCTCTATATTTGGGCTAGTAAAGTCAGGGGATCACATCGTTTCTGCAAGGGCAATTTTTGGATCTACACATCAAATTTTTGCGAACATCTTACCACGGTTTGGTGTAACGACAACTTATGTTGACATGGATAAACCAAAGGACTGGGAATCCGCCATTAAAGATAATACCAAAATCCTTTACATTGAAACACCTTCTAACCCAGGCCTTGATATCGTTGACTTGGAATGGGTAGGTGCTTTATGCAAAAAGAAAAAAGTCATTCTCATTGTTGACAATTGTTTTTGTTCTCCTTATGTGCAAAGACCCGCAGACTTCGGAGCAGACATTGTGATACATTCGGCAACAAAATACTTAGATGGTCAAGGTCGAGTGATTGCTGGTGTGATTTTAGGTAAAAAGGAACTCATCCAACCTATCCGGTATATGGCTAGAAACACTGGTCCATCACTCTCTCCGATGAATGCTTGGATCATTTCCAAAAGTTTGGAAACTTTGGCAGTTCGAATGGACCGCCATGCAGAAAATGCGATGAAACTTGCTACTTTTTTACAAGAATCACCTGATGTGGAATTAGTAAGGTATCCTTTTTTGCCAAATGACCCCGGTTATGCGGTCGCTAAAAAACAAATGCGATCAGGAGGAGGAATTGTTTCCTTTGTGATCAAAGGTGGAGTCGAAAGGGCTAAAAAATTCTTGGATGCACTCAAATGGTTTTCATTAACGGCAAATTTGGGAGATACAAGAACCACAGTAACTCATCCTACCACAACCACGCATTCCAAACTTACGGAAGAAGAAAGATTGGCAGTGGGAATTAAACCTGGACTCATCCGTGTGTCAGTGGGGCTGGAACACATAGATGATATCATTTCTGAAGTAAAACAGGCATTGGCAAACTCAAAGTAA
- a CDS encoding rhodanese-like domain-containing protein, producing the protein MKTSLQHQLVALFTAGFLGACGGNNQNDDQKNLLLAALALSNGIKVNTAVDLAKESNDDYNLNEYGLITPQTLGKWVNNWSSTKPSGITGKLVILQNGPSATVGKEYIAGNGNDVVVYSFTFSDGANALDGGDGFSQKRNSGLSDTVSIIANGPKIDAILNRFGIDPVNDLVVFVSSANASSHVQGTLRGFYSFRYWGFDHKNLAFLNGTLPRLAVTDGNFVPFSTTTNTPPNLNNRYSVKSLRVDNTILMLPVEDVIKAVKDPNNVNIAGITSSVFVSDARSSSGSSNEYNGVIRSTTSEVSGKYVGFEGHIKGARDVPWTGLLDTEFRFKPKSDLKAYYDARGYQKGQTAIQLCRTNNRSQVTGFSYVAILGYPSTYYDGSWIEWGSLTGGGPAPKLPPDSPYRTDVPELSDIITYNVAGDVDPNLPTNLNSFATTSRKIIEEDKAYKR; encoded by the coding sequence ATGAAAACAAGTCTTCAACATCAGTTGGTTGCACTTTTTACCGCGGGGTTTCTCGGAGCCTGCGGTGGAAACAATCAAAATGATGATCAAAAAAACCTACTCTTAGCGGCACTCGCGCTTTCGAACGGGATCAAAGTAAATACAGCAGTAGACCTTGCAAAAGAGTCAAACGATGATTATAACTTAAATGAATATGGACTTATCACTCCACAAACCTTAGGTAAGTGGGTTAATAATTGGTCATCTACAAAGCCGAGTGGAATTACAGGTAAACTTGTCATTTTACAAAATGGTCCAAGTGCCACTGTTGGGAAAGAATACATCGCAGGGAATGGAAACGATGTAGTTGTTTATTCCTTCACTTTTTCTGACGGTGCCAATGCGTTAGACGGTGGTGATGGGTTTAGCCAAAAACGAAATAGTGGTCTCAGTGATACTGTGTCCATCATTGCCAATGGACCAAAAATCGATGCTATCTTAAATCGTTTTGGAATCGATCCTGTTAATGATTTAGTAGTTTTTGTTTCCTCAGCAAACGCATCAAGCCATGTCCAAGGAACACTTCGTGGTTTTTATTCTTTTCGGTATTGGGGATTTGATCATAAAAATTTAGCCTTCCTGAACGGAACACTTCCTCGATTAGCTGTTACAGATGGAAATTTTGTACCGTTTAGTACGACGACAAACACTCCACCTAACTTGAACAACCGATACAGTGTCAAAAGTCTCAGGGTAGACAATACAATCCTAATGTTACCAGTAGAAGATGTGATCAAGGCAGTAAAAGATCCAAACAATGTCAATATTGCTGGGATCACTTCGAGTGTTTTTGTATCTGATGCAAGGTCTTCATCAGGAAGTAGCAACGAATACAATGGCGTGATTCGAAGTACAACTTCTGAAGTTTCAGGAAAATACGTAGGCTTTGAAGGTCATATCAAAGGAGCAAGGGACGTACCTTGGACAGGATTATTGGACACAGAATTTCGATTCAAACCAAAATCTGATCTAAAAGCATATTATGATGCGAGAGGATACCAAAAGGGACAAACAGCAATCCAACTTTGCAGAACCAATAATCGATCACAAGTCACAGGTTTTTCCTACGTTGCGATCTTAGGTTACCCTTCTACTTATTATGATGGTAGTTGGATTGAATGGGGTAGTTTAACGGGTGGTGGACCAGCTCCAAAACTTCCACCAGATTCACCTTATAGAACCGATGTTCCAGAATTATCGGATATTATCACTTATAATGTGGCCGGAGACGTTGATCCCAACTTACCAACTAACTTAAATTCGTTTGCTACGACATCTAGAAAAATCATCGAAGAAGATAAAGCTTACAAACGATAA
- a CDS encoding efflux RND transporter periplasmic adaptor subunit, translating into MNRKKLYGFVSLIGIILILILVFFFRGSKSNLLVIQKGSLVEAVYALGTVKPVDSFILKFGIAASVREIFVEEGQSVKNGDPLLVNDSGITFRSPFTGTVTKLSIAKNETAMPGLPILEIQNLKEVYISVSLDQESALRVKPGQHAQLSFESIRGNVYKGEVERIYPSNGQFLVRIKAHELPQGILPDMTTDVAIEVSSKDNVILVPLVSVERGKLTRYRNGKREKIEIRIGAINSEFGELIQGDLIEGDEVLVKN; encoded by the coding sequence ATGAATCGTAAAAAACTCTACGGGTTCGTATCCTTAATTGGTATCATTCTAATTTTGATCCTTGTTTTTTTCTTTCGAGGTTCGAAATCTAATCTACTTGTCATCCAAAAAGGTTCGTTAGTGGAAGCTGTCTATGCACTGGGAACTGTGAAACCAGTGGATAGTTTTATCTTAAAATTTGGAATCGCGGCATCAGTCCGAGAGATTTTTGTGGAAGAAGGACAATCAGTCAAAAATGGAGATCCACTCTTAGTGAATGATTCTGGGATCACATTTCGTTCCCCGTTTACAGGCACTGTTACCAAACTCAGCATTGCCAAAAATGAAACGGCAATGCCTGGGTTACCCATTTTGGAAATCCAAAACCTAAAAGAAGTGTACATCTCTGTTTCCCTCGACCAAGAATCAGCATTACGAGTGAAACCAGGTCAACATGCCCAACTCAGTTTCGAATCCATCCGTGGGAATGTTTACAAAGGGGAAGTAGAACGAATTTATCCATCCAATGGCCAGTTTCTCGTGAGGATTAAAGCACATGAATTACCCCAAGGAATTTTACCTGATATGACAACTGATGTTGCCATTGAAGTTTCTTCCAAAGACAATGTGATCCTTGTACCTTTAGTCTCTGTAGAAAGAGGGAAACTCACACGTTATCGAAATGGGAAACGCGAAAAAATCGAAATTCGAATTGGTGCCATTAATTCAGAGTTTGGTGAACTCATTCAAGGGGATTTAATCGAAGGGGATGAGGTCCTAGTCAAAAATTAG
- a CDS encoding XRE family transcriptional regulator yields the protein MEGQYEEKTERNESDQAVEEVLTVVLGETLKRRRLELGLSMEKLSQLSTVSRGMLGLIESGKTTPSIGILWKLSKTLRIPIGEMIPDLFSQSPRFIASNEGKVWTSQKNPIKSRVLYQEERERFNLVEWILEQGKLTQFQHLPQAHDIKIYQVSGTSKIKLKNKSFQLEVGDSLFFPISELDSIENGSEIQAKFLWISTKKFR from the coding sequence ATGGAAGGACAATACGAGGAAAAAACAGAACGAAACGAATCGGACCAGGCGGTTGAAGAGGTCTTAACAGTCGTACTTGGCGAAACTTTAAAACGGCGTAGGCTCGAACTTGGTCTTTCCATGGAAAAACTTTCACAATTATCAACTGTCAGCCGGGGAATGCTCGGACTCATTGAATCTGGAAAAACAACACCTAGTATTGGAATTTTATGGAAACTTTCTAAAACGCTTAGGATCCCCATTGGTGAAATGATTCCTGATTTATTTTCTCAATCACCACGTTTTATTGCATCCAATGAAGGGAAAGTATGGACATCGCAAAAAAACCCAATAAAATCAAGGGTATTATACCAAGAAGAAAGGGAACGATTCAACTTAGTGGAATGGATTTTGGAACAAGGAAAATTAACCCAATTCCAACACCTACCACAAGCCCACGATATTAAAATTTACCAAGTCAGTGGAACTTCAAAAATCAAACTGAAAAACAAATCCTTCCAATTAGAAGTTGGTGATAGTCTCTTTTTTCCCATATCAGAGCTTGATTCGATAGAGAATGGTTCTGAGATCCAAGCAAAGTTCTTATGGATCTCGACTAAGAAATTTCGATAA
- the mtaB gene encoding tRNA (N(6)-L-threonylcarbamoyladenosine(37)-C(2))-methylthiotransferase MtaB, which produces MKIKFHTLGCRLNFFETDGMYTVLKDKGFTLATADENAEYIVVNTCTVTNKADVKNRNIIRNAIRTNPGAKVYVTGCYAETDKEVLQNIPGVFGVFGNTEKSSLPYQILADWEGKSYSQPANLDRFSYSDVLPEGHTRAYLKIQDGCNRKCSYCKIPAARGLGVSRNYGDIIDQVKYLQDNGVGEIQLTGVNLGWYRLENGDKGFLNLVEDILKVLEYSRIRLSSIEPPDVGSGLLDLMQHPRFCKFLHVPIQSGSRKILKDMRRTYHPDAFRTRIELAKSKLPNLFLGTDVIVGFPSETEVEFQETKQLLIELGFAKLHVFPYSVRKGTSAESLGDPIPGDEKKRRVLDLMALSSQLHEVYAKSAIGKTFEAILENDGRLVTDHYLKGRLPETFPIDTLQKGQFVDVRCEEYFPAKDKEGEFLFTFAR; this is translated from the coding sequence GTGAAAATTAAGTTCCATACACTCGGTTGTCGTCTCAATTTTTTTGAGACGGATGGAATGTACACCGTCTTAAAAGACAAAGGATTTACTCTTGCTACAGCAGATGAAAACGCAGAGTACATCGTTGTGAATACATGTACGGTAACAAACAAAGCTGATGTCAAAAATCGTAATATCATCCGTAATGCCATTCGCACAAATCCTGGTGCAAAAGTATATGTCACTGGCTGTTATGCGGAAACCGACAAAGAAGTGTTACAAAATATTCCCGGAGTGTTTGGTGTTTTTGGGAATACCGAAAAAAGCAGTTTGCCTTACCAAATCTTAGCGGATTGGGAAGGCAAATCCTACTCACAACCAGCTAACTTAGATCGTTTTTCATACTCAGACGTATTACCAGAAGGACATACCAGAGCGTATTTAAAAATCCAAGATGGCTGTAACCGTAAATGTTCTTATTGTAAAATCCCCGCAGCGAGGGGACTAGGTGTTAGTCGAAACTACGGGGACATTATCGACCAAGTTAAATACTTACAAGACAATGGAGTAGGTGAGATCCAATTAACAGGCGTTAATTTGGGTTGGTATCGTTTGGAAAATGGAGACAAAGGTTTTCTCAATTTAGTGGAAGATATTTTAAAAGTTTTAGAATACTCAAGGATTCGTTTGTCTTCCATTGAACCTCCTGATGTGGGATCTGGGTTACTTGATTTAATGCAACATCCAAGATTTTGTAAATTTTTACATGTCCCCATCCAAAGTGGCAGTCGGAAAATCTTAAAAGATATGAGACGGACCTACCATCCAGATGCGTTTCGTACACGCATCGAACTTGCAAAATCAAAACTTCCCAATTTATTTTTAGGAACAGATGTGATTGTAGGGTTTCCTTCAGAAACAGAAGTAGAATTCCAAGAAACCAAACAATTGTTAATTGAACTTGGGTTTGCCAAATTACATGTATTCCCATATTCTGTTCGCAAAGGAACCTCCGCTGAAAGTTTGGGTGATCCTATCCCTGGGGATGAAAAAAAGCGTAGAGTACTTGATCTAATGGCGCTCAGCTCCCAATTACATGAAGTCTATGCAAAATCTGCCATCGGGAAAACCTTTGAAGCAATTTTGGAAAACGATGGAAGGCTTGTGACGGATCATTATTTAAAAGGACGACTTCCGGAAACGTTCCCGATTGATACCTTACAAAAAGGGCAGTTTGTTGATGTTAGGTGTGAAGAATATTTCCCCGCCAAAGACAAAGAAGGTGAATTTCTCTTTACCTTTGCACGTTAA
- a CDS encoding ABC transporter permease produces the protein MLFLAIRQILSRPQQSILTLIGIVLGTAGYIVFSGIMLGFQAVITDQLVNSDGQIKISPKDELITERTFDDVFFQGKEVRWLSPPSGRTDNSRLTNVLGWMDKLSNDHRVISYAPQLTKEVIFVNGKSTAPARFVGVDPNIQPKVTNLSDYIVEGKLADLSRGTSLAIAGEGVLNKLGAKVDDTIFVYIPGTNLIPIKIVGILSTGNRMIDEVTVYSSLSSVQSITKSSGEISQIIVKIKDIRMAKEIAEDWRYFSKDKVESWDEVNASILQVFRTQDIVRNSTTFTIILVVAFGIYNILNMVVNQKKKEVAILRSIGFDEKDTIQLFIFQGLFLGTLGAIIGIFVGILGCYYIDGIPIGDPKQNSKALMKTMMISWDVMIYVKGFSIAVLSASIASYIPARMASRLSPVDIIRGAT, from the coding sequence ATGTTATTTCTTGCGATCCGCCAAATTTTATCGAGACCCCAACAATCGATTTTAACGCTGATTGGAATTGTACTTGGGACAGCTGGATATATTGTATTTTCTGGAATTATGCTTGGTTTCCAAGCAGTCATTACTGACCAACTTGTGAATTCTGATGGTCAAATCAAAATTTCCCCGAAAGATGAACTAATCACCGAACGTACGTTCGATGATGTATTCTTCCAAGGGAAAGAAGTTAGATGGCTTTCACCTCCTTCAGGGAGAACCGATAACTCACGATTAACAAATGTTCTTGGTTGGATGGACAAATTGTCCAATGACCATAGGGTGATATCCTATGCTCCTCAACTCACAAAAGAAGTCATTTTTGTGAACGGAAAATCAACGGCTCCAGCTAGGTTTGTGGGTGTGGATCCGAATATCCAGCCAAAAGTCACCAATCTCAGCGATTACATTGTTGAGGGGAAATTGGCGGATCTATCGCGAGGAACTTCCCTTGCCATTGCGGGTGAAGGGGTTTTGAATAAACTCGGTGCCAAAGTAGATGATACCATTTTTGTTTATATCCCTGGAACAAATCTCATCCCGATCAAAATCGTCGGTATATTAAGTACGGGAAATCGTATGATAGATGAAGTGACAGTTTATTCCTCCTTGTCTTCTGTTCAAAGTATTACAAAGTCCAGTGGTGAAATTTCTCAGATCATTGTCAAAATTAAAGACATTCGAATGGCGAAAGAAATTGCTGAGGACTGGAGATACTTTAGTAAAGACAAGGTGGAAAGTTGGGACGAAGTGAATGCTAGTATCTTACAAGTGTTTCGCACACAAGATATTGTTAGGAACTCAACGACATTTACGATCATCCTTGTTGTTGCTTTCGGAATTTATAATATACTCAATATGGTTGTGAACCAAAAAAAGAAGGAAGTTGCGATTTTACGTTCCATTGGATTCGATGAAAAAGATACAATTCAATTGTTTATTTTCCAAGGTCTATTTTTGGGAACATTAGGAGCCATTATCGGAATTTTTGTAGGTATCCTTGGATGTTATTATATAGATGGAATTCCTATTGGAGATCCAAAACAGAATTCGAAAGCACTCATGAAAACAATGATGATTTCTTGGGATGTGATGATTTATGTAAAAGGATTTTCAATTGCGGTTCTTAGTGCATCTATTGCCAGTTACATTCCAGCTCGTATGGCAAGTCGTTTGTCTCCAGTTGACATCATCAGAGGTGCTACATGA